Proteins found in one Serinicoccus marinus DSM 15273 genomic segment:
- a CDS encoding aminotransferase class III-fold pyridoxal phosphate-dependent enzyme, with protein MTDTALAPSEPTTDWADPTRPVPDLRTELPGPRTREIVAGDQAVTSPSLPRAYPFAPHRGRGCRIEDVDGNLFLDFNAGIAVNSTGHAHPEVVRAVQDQAADLLHYSASDFFLPVYSQMCTALARTAPMSEPVRVFLTNSGAEAVEGALKLARYATKRPYVVSFYGAFHGRTMGAVSLTSSKPKYHQGFGPLLPGVIHVPYADPAKVAAGQDEQDTATFEALETIFRHDVAPSEVAAIFVEPIQGEGGYIVPGDGWMRRLRELCDEHGILLIADEVQCGMGRTGTMWAIEQTGVEPDVLLSAKGIASGLPLGAFIARASLMESWGVGTHGSTYGGSPVPCAAGLATLRVIESESLLGHAREVGDQLLTGLREIQAQHPDAVVDVRGVGLMIGVEFADGALSGAVQQAAFERGLLVLEAGESVVRMSPPLVVTPEEARIGLRIFGEAVATAVADRQG; from the coding sequence ATGACCGACACCGCCCTGGCGCCGAGCGAGCCCACCACCGACTGGGCCGACCCCACCCGTCCCGTCCCCGACCTGCGCACCGAGCTGCCGGGGCCGCGCACCCGCGAGATCGTCGCGGGCGACCAGGCCGTGACCAGCCCCTCGCTCCCGCGCGCCTACCCCTTCGCCCCGCACCGCGGGCGCGGCTGCCGGATCGAGGACGTCGACGGCAACCTCTTCCTCGACTTCAACGCGGGCATCGCGGTGAACTCGACCGGGCACGCCCACCCGGAGGTGGTCCGCGCCGTCCAGGACCAGGCCGCCGACCTGCTGCACTACTCGGCCAGCGACTTCTTCCTGCCCGTCTACTCGCAGATGTGCACCGCCCTCGCGCGCACCGCTCCCATGAGCGAGCCGGTCCGGGTCTTCCTGACCAACTCCGGCGCGGAGGCGGTCGAGGGCGCCCTCAAGCTGGCCCGCTACGCCACGAAGCGGCCCTACGTCGTCAGCTTCTACGGCGCCTTCCACGGCCGCACCATGGGCGCGGTCTCGCTCACCAGCTCCAAGCCGAAGTACCACCAGGGGTTCGGGCCGCTGCTGCCCGGCGTGATCCACGTCCCGTACGCCGACCCCGCCAAGGTCGCCGCCGGGCAGGACGAGCAGGACACCGCGACCTTCGAGGCGCTGGAGACGATCTTCCGCCACGACGTGGCCCCGAGCGAGGTCGCCGCGATCTTCGTCGAGCCGATCCAGGGCGAGGGCGGTTACATCGTCCCGGGCGACGGCTGGATGCGACGGTTGCGCGAGCTGTGCGACGAGCACGGCATCCTGCTGATCGCCGACGAGGTCCAGTGCGGGATGGGCCGGACCGGCACGATGTGGGCGATCGAGCAGACCGGCGTCGAGCCGGACGTGCTGCTGTCCGCCAAGGGCATCGCCTCCGGTCTCCCGCTCGGCGCCTTCATCGCCCGCGCCTCGCTCATGGAGAGCTGGGGCGTCGGCACCCACGGGTCGACCTACGGCGGCAGCCCGGTGCCGTGCGCCGCCGGGCTGGCGACGCTTCGGGTCATCGAGTCCGAGAGTCTCCTGGGCCACGCGCGCGAGGTCGGTGACCAGCTCCTGACCGGGCTGCGCGAGATCCAGGCGCAGCACCCGGACGCCGTCGTCGACGTGCGCGGCGTCGGGCTGATGATCGGCGTCGAGTTCGCCGACGGAGCCCTGTCGGGCGCGGTCCAGCAGGCGGCCTTCGAGCGGGGGCTGCTCGTCCTCGAGGCGGGCGAGAGCGTCGTGCGGATGTCGCCGCCGCTCGTGGTCACGCCGGAGGAGGCGCGGATCGGGCTGCGGATCTTCGGCGAGGCGGTCGCGACCGCCGTCGCCGACCGACAGGGCTGA